The genomic segment TTTATCTCACACAACATGTGGAACGTCAGCACCTTTTGCAAGCGCGTTTTGTTGCTGCAGAGCGGCCAGATCAAAGCAGACGGCGCGCCTGATGAGGTGATTCAGATTTATAGGTTGCAGGAAAGGGAGAAGGTCGTGGGCAGGGCCAATGCCGCCGGAACAAACGGCGGCGACGGTCTGGAAGCGGGTGAGGCAACGTCTGCCGTTACCGTTGAATTGCTTAATCAAGACGGTCAACCCGAAAGAGAGTTTAGTCCTGAAGATCATTTGCGTATCCGCTTGCATTACAACACGGCTCAAACGATCCAGTCGCCGCTGTTTGAGATTCAGATACGCCGGGCCGACGGATTGATTTGTTGTTCGCTAGCCAGCGACAGTGACACCGCTTTTGCCAACCACAGCATTCAGGGCCGGGGCGCTTTCGAAGTTGTCGTAGGCCCGTTACAGCTCGTCCCGGACGTTTATGCCGTAGAGGCGCATCTTGCCGATATTGAACAGCCGATTGTTTACGCCAGTAGCGCCGGGGAAATCTTCCGCGTAACAGGCCACGTCTCTGATCCTGATAATGCCGGCGTCTTCAGGCCGCGAGTAGAATGGTTGCCGCAACGAGTGACGGAATGAGTTGCTCAAATTACGAAGATGAAAATGAAATCGAAATTGGCAATTCAGGGCGGTGAACCTCAGCGCAAAACATTTCTTCCGTTTGGAGCGCCTTATTTGGGCGAAGAAGAGATCGCCGAGGTTGTGGCGACTCTGCGCTCAGGCTGGATTGGCACCGGTCCCAAAACCCAGCAATTCGAAGAAGACTTTGCGAAATATGTTGGGAGCAAATATGCAGTGGCGGTCAATTCCTGCACGGCCGGCCTTCACCTGAGCCTGCTGGTCTTAGGCGTCGGCCCTGGCGACGAGGTGATTACGTCGCCGCTGACATTCGCCGCCACCGCCAATGTCGTTGAGCATTGCGGGGCCAGACCTGTCTTCGTAGATATTGATCCCGCTACTTTGAATATTGACCCGGCCAAGATTGAAGCCGCCATCACCGCGCGAACAAAGGCTCTGCTCCCCGTTCACTTCGGCGGCCTGCCCTGTGATCTGGATCGAATTTTGGAGATCGCCAATCGCCATCACCTGATTGTGGTCGAAGACGCGGCACACGCGGCAGGAGCGCGTTACCGGGGTAAATTAATCGGCGCAATCGGGCACATGACCAATTTCAGCTTCTACCCCAACAAGAATCTGACGACCGGCGAGGGCGGCATGGTCACCACCGACGATGAGAGTTGGGTGGAGAAACTACAGGTCTACCGGCTTCACGGCCTGAGCCGGGATGCTTGGAAGCGTTTCAGCAGCCGTCGCCTCATGCTCAGCCAGGCCGTCCTTCCGGGCTACAAATACAACATGACCGATCTGCAATCGTCATTGGGCATTCACCAACTGCGAAAGCTGGAAAGGTTCCTAGAAGTGCGTGAGCAATACGCGCAGTTGTACGATCAGGTATTTGGGAAATTGCCTGGGGTGCGGTTGCAACCCCGCCCGACGGCGGACGGGATGCGTCACGGGTTGCACCTCTACGTTTTGATCCTGGATACGGATCAATTCACTGCCAGCCGGAACGAGATCATTGATGCCTTGCTGGCCGAGA from the Chloroflexota bacterium genome contains:
- a CDS encoding ABC transporter ATP-binding protein, encoding MAVIEFKHVSKAYRLGSHQTSLRAAIAHQARRLFRANDGATADELFWALDDVSFEIEVGEVVGVIGHNGAGKSTILKLLSKVTFPTEGEIHTRGRLASLIELGAGFHPDLSGRENMYLNGAILGLKRSEIDAQFSNMVEFAGLEKFIDTPVKRYSSGMYVRLAFAVAAHVKADLLLVDEVLSVGDLEFQQKCLTKMRELRDSGVTIVFISHNMWNVSTFCKRVLLLQSGQIKADGAPDEVIQIYRLQEREKVVGRANAAGTNGGDGLEAGEATSAVTVELLNQDGQPEREFSPEDHLRIRLHYNTAQTIQSPLFEIQIRRADGLICCSLASDSDTAFANHSIQGRGAFEVVVGPLQLVPDVYAVEAHLADIEQPIVYASSAGEIFRVTGHVSDPDNAGVFRPRVEWLPQRVTE
- a CDS encoding DegT/DnrJ/EryC1/StrS family aminotransferase; its protein translation is MKSKLAIQGGEPQRKTFLPFGAPYLGEEEIAEVVATLRSGWIGTGPKTQQFEEDFAKYVGSKYAVAVNSCTAGLHLSLLVLGVGPGDEVITSPLTFAATANVVEHCGARPVFVDIDPATLNIDPAKIEAAITARTKALLPVHFGGLPCDLDRILEIANRHHLIVVEDAAHAAGARYRGKLIGAIGHMTNFSFYPNKNLTTGEGGMVTTDDESWVEKLQVYRLHGLSRDAWKRFSSRRLMLSQAVLPGYKYNMTDLQSSLGIHQLRKLERFLEVREQYAQLYDQVFGKLPGVRLQPRPTADGMRHGLHLYVLILDTDQFTASRNEIIDALLAENIGAALHYRALHTHPYYQEKYGYRPEEYPHAYHIGESILSLPLTPGMSQADLEDVISAVEKVLSYYHRA